A window of the Oscillospiraceae bacterium NTUH-002-81 genome harbors these coding sequences:
- a CDS encoding ECF transporter S component, translated as MRSEKTRTMVEIAMLSAIAVVLMLFEFPLPFIAPPFYELDFSEVPVLIGAFALGPWAGVIIEAIKILLNLVINGTITAFVGEIGNFIIGVAFVLPAALIYKHKKSKKTAMIGLATGGIIMIVASCFINVFILLPAYGKAFGMPVSAFVDMAAAIHSSINSMAGFALLCVAPFNLLKVVLVSVITMLLYKHISPILKGRR; from the coding sequence ATGAGAAGTGAAAAAACAAGAACAATGGTAGAGATCGCCATGCTTTCAGCAATCGCAGTGGTACTCATGTTATTTGAGTTCCCGCTGCCTTTTATCGCACCGCCGTTTTATGAGCTGGATTTCAGCGAGGTGCCGGTGCTCATCGGTGCATTTGCCCTGGGGCCCTGGGCCGGCGTGATCATCGAGGCCATCAAGATCCTGCTGAACCTGGTCATCAATGGAACGATCACCGCTTTTGTCGGCGAGATCGGCAACTTTATCATCGGTGTGGCGTTTGTCCTTCCGGCAGCGCTGATCTACAAGCATAAGAAATCCAAGAAAACTGCCATGATCGGTCTGGCCACCGGCGGCATCATCATGATCGTTGCCTCCTGCTTTATCAATGTATTCATTCTGCTTCCGGCCTACGGCAAGGCATTTGGCATGCCGGTGTCTGCGTTTGTGGATATGGCGGCAGCGATTCATTCCTCCATCAACAGCATGGCAGGCTTTGCACTCCTGTGCGTGGCACCCTTCAATCTGCTGAAGGTGGTGTTGGTGTCCGTGATCACCATGCTGCTCTACAAGCACATCAGTCCGATTCTGAAAGGAAGAAGATAA